One genomic segment of Clostridium saccharoperbutylacetonicum N1-4(HMT) includes these proteins:
- a CDS encoding 6-phospho-alpha-glucosidase, which translates to MKKFSIVVAGGGSTFTPGIVLMLLDNLDKFPLRKLKFYDNDKERQAVVAGACEIILKEKAPEIEFLATTDPEEAFTDVDFVMAHIRVGKYAMRELDEKIPLKYGVVGQETCGPGGMAYGMRSIGGVIEILDYMEKYSPNAWMLNYSNPAAIVAEATRRLRPNSKILNICDMPIGIETRMAEILGLESRKEMTVKYYGLNHFGWWSDIRDKDGKDLMPKLKEHVAKYGYVADKGDTQHTDASWNDTFAKAKDVYAIDPSTLPNTYLKYYLFPDYVVEHSDKEYTRANEVMDGREKFVFGECRKVIKNKSTEGCELEIDEHASYIVDLARAIAYNTHARMLLIIPNDGAIENFDSTAMVEIPCIVGSNGPEPLALGKIPQFQKGLMEQQVSVEKLVVEAWIEKSYQKLWQAITLSKTVPSATVAKQILDELIEANKEYWPVLN; encoded by the coding sequence ATGAAAAAATTTTCAATAGTAGTAGCAGGAGGAGGAAGTACTTTTACTCCAGGAATAGTATTAATGCTATTAGACAATCTAGATAAGTTTCCTTTAAGAAAACTCAAATTTTACGATAATGACAAGGAAAGGCAAGCAGTAGTAGCTGGAGCTTGTGAGATAATTTTAAAAGAAAAGGCACCTGAAATAGAATTCCTTGCAACAACAGATCCAGAAGAAGCCTTTACAGATGTTGATTTCGTTATGGCTCATATAAGAGTTGGTAAATATGCAATGCGTGAGCTAGATGAAAAAATTCCATTAAAATATGGAGTTGTTGGACAAGAAACTTGTGGGCCAGGAGGAATGGCTTATGGAATGAGATCTATAGGTGGAGTTATAGAAATCCTTGACTATATGGAAAAATATTCACCAAATGCATGGATGCTAAATTACTCGAATCCAGCAGCAATAGTTGCAGAGGCAACAAGAAGACTAAGGCCGAACTCAAAGATATTAAACATCTGTGATATGCCAATAGGAATAGAAACAAGAATGGCAGAAATATTAGGCTTAGAGTCAAGAAAAGAAATGACAGTTAAGTACTATGGACTTAACCACTTTGGGTGGTGGTCAGATATACGTGATAAAGATGGTAAAGACTTGATGCCAAAATTAAAAGAACACGTTGCAAAATATGGTTATGTAGCAGATAAGGGAGATACTCAACACACTGATGCTAGTTGGAATGATACTTTTGCCAAAGCTAAAGATGTATATGCAATAGATCCGAGCACATTACCAAACACTTATTTAAAATATTATTTGTTCCCAGACTATGTAGTTGAGCATTCTGATAAAGAATATACAAGAGCAAATGAAGTAATGGATGGACGTGAAAAATTTGTATTTGGAGAATGTAGAAAGGTTATTAAAAATAAATCCACAGAAGGTTGTGAATTGGAAATAGATGAACATGCTTCTTATATAGTGGATTTAGCTAGAGCCATTGCATATAACACTCATGCAAGAATGTTATTAATAATACCTAATGATGGAGCTATAGAAAATTTTGATTCTACAGCAATGGTTGAAATACCATGTATTGTAGGAAGTAATGGACCAGAACCATTAGCATTAGGAAAGATTCCACAATTCCAAAAAGGATTAATGGAGCAACAAGTGTCAGTAGAAAAGCTAGTTGTTGAAGCTTGGATAGAAAAATCCTACCAAAAATTGTGGCAAGCTATAACGCTTTCTAAGACAGTCCCTAGTGCAACAGTTGCTAAACAAATATTAGATGAATTAATAGAAGCAAATAAAGAGTACTGGCCAGTATTAAATTAA
- a CDS encoding DHA2 family efflux MFS transporter permease subunit, giving the protein MTNLKTHKWSILLVVTLVSFITNLDSTIVIIGLPKMMEGLNISMISGLWIITGYIIASTVLILPAGKWADTFGTKRIFVIGLIIFAVGTILCGIANTGLTLNIFRLIQGSGAALATATATPTIVKNFPSSQLGLALSINATSWVIGAIVGPVVGGVLITKLGWRSIFFITVPFVLLCIIGALLVMKETELNMKQKNDFTGIITFSLGLVLTMVVLSEGQSLGWLSYETLGLLITAILLWIAFIITELHVENPLFNFNLLLYRNYSIGLVITLCYCIAYFSLPLLLSIYLQSALHLSPTMSGLLMISLSVPQLVIGPFAGKLVDHIGSLKTLTFGIIFLIIGIFFLGNLEDELSISAIVTPLILLSIANGLAWPSLAKTILSAVPKEQSGSASGMHYTIMNVGKALSQTLAILTIEVVIPADVVSKAIIGIGNLNSININGNLVTSIDSSFKFFTIFFVIALILSLFLLYSKWNDNHNEKENMV; this is encoded by the coding sequence ATGACAAATTTAAAAACACACAAATGGAGTATTTTACTTGTTGTAACATTGGTTTCATTTATTACAAATTTAGATTCAACTATAGTGATAATAGGATTACCTAAGATGATGGAGGGGTTAAATATTTCGATGATATCAGGCTTATGGATAATTACAGGTTATATTATTGCAAGTACAGTACTAATATTACCTGCTGGAAAGTGGGCAGATACATTTGGAACAAAGCGTATTTTTGTGATAGGACTTATAATTTTTGCAGTTGGTACAATTCTTTGTGGAATTGCAAATACAGGATTAACTTTAAATATATTTAGGTTAATTCAGGGAAGTGGAGCTGCCTTGGCTACGGCAACTGCAACTCCGACTATAGTTAAGAATTTTCCTAGCAGTCAACTTGGGCTTGCTTTAAGTATCAATGCTACTTCATGGGTTATTGGAGCAATAGTTGGACCTGTAGTTGGAGGTGTTTTAATTACCAAGTTAGGATGGCGTTCAATATTTTTTATCACAGTACCTTTTGTACTTCTTTGCATAATCGGAGCGCTTTTAGTAATGAAAGAAACTGAACTTAATATGAAACAAAAAAATGATTTCACTGGGATAATAACGTTTAGCTTAGGATTAGTATTAACAATGGTAGTGCTTTCAGAAGGACAATCATTAGGATGGTTATCTTATGAAACTTTAGGGTTATTAATAACTGCAATTTTATTATGGATTGCATTTATAATTACAGAATTGCATGTGGAGAATCCACTATTTAATTTCAATTTGCTTTTATACAGAAATTATTCAATTGGACTTGTAATTACACTATGTTATTGTATTGCATATTTTTCATTGCCTTTATTGTTAAGTATATATTTGCAAAGTGCATTACATTTAAGTCCTACTATGTCAGGCCTGTTAATGATCTCGCTATCTGTACCACAGCTTGTAATTGGTCCTTTTGCAGGGAAACTTGTAGATCATATTGGATCATTAAAGACTCTCACCTTTGGAATTATATTTCTTATTATAGGAATATTCTTTCTTGGAAATCTTGAAGATGAATTATCAATTTCAGCTATAGTTACTCCACTAATATTATTATCAATAGCAAATGGTTTGGCTTGGCCTTCATTAGCAAAAACTATATTATCAGCAGTTCCTAAGGAGCAATCTGGTTCAGCATCAGGTATGCATTACACTATTATGAATGTTGGCAAAGCATTAAGCCAGACATTAGCGATATTAACAATAGAAGTTGTTATACCTGCTGATGTAGTTTCAAAAGCCATCATAGGAATAGGAAATTTAAACAGCATAAATATTAATGGCAATCTAGTTACTTCAATAGATTCTAGTTTCAAGTTTTTTACTATCTTCTTTGTAATTGCACTAATATTAAGTTTATTTCTTTTATACTCAAAATGGAATGATAATCATAATGAAAAAGAAAATATGGTATAA
- a CDS encoding alpha-glucoside-specific PTS transporter subunit IIBC, which translates to MMQKIQRFGAAMFVPVLFFAFYGMVVGFSILFTNPDIMGSIATKGTAWYSFWYVVQQGGWTVFNQLPLLFVVGLPIALAKKAQARACLEALLIYLTFNYFINAILTLSGSSFGVNFDLPPGVTDGVSSGLAMIAGIKTLDTGMIGAILIAGIAVYLHGKFFEKRLPAYLGIFQGSVFVAMIGFFVMIPTALLMCLVWPKVQGGIGALQGFLASSGVIGVWIYTFLERILIPTGLHHFIYGPFIFGPAVVPDGIASYWPKHLADFATSAHSLKEMFPAGGFALHGSSKIFGCTGIALAIYTTAKPEKKKIVAGLLIPAAITAIVAGITEPLEFTFLFIAPALFAVHAVLAATLAATEYAFGVVGNFGGGLIDWFAQNWLPLFKYHPGTYITQIVIGLCFTVVYFLVFRFLIIKFNFATPGREPDDEEAKLYTKADYKAKKGESGEIKNDTSDGSQALQFLQALGGSENIEDVTNCATRLRVSIKDESKLSPDSIFKKAGAHGVVRNGKAIQVIVGLSVPQVREEFEGLLKKL; encoded by the coding sequence ATGATGCAAAAAATTCAACGCTTTGGAGCTGCGATGTTTGTTCCAGTTTTATTCTTTGCCTTTTATGGTATGGTTGTTGGATTTTCTATTTTGTTTACAAATCCAGATATTATGGGATCAATAGCAACCAAAGGTACAGCATGGTATAGCTTTTGGTATGTGGTCCAACAAGGTGGATGGACAGTATTTAATCAATTACCATTATTGTTTGTAGTTGGATTACCAATTGCCTTAGCTAAAAAAGCGCAAGCACGTGCTTGTCTAGAAGCTTTATTAATCTATTTAACATTTAATTATTTTATTAATGCTATCCTTACCCTTTCAGGTTCAAGCTTTGGTGTTAACTTTGATTTACCACCTGGGGTTACTGATGGGGTATCAAGTGGACTTGCAATGATTGCAGGTATAAAGACTCTTGATACTGGAATGATAGGTGCAATTTTAATTGCAGGTATAGCTGTATATCTACATGGTAAGTTCTTTGAAAAGAGATTGCCAGCTTATTTAGGAATATTCCAAGGTTCAGTTTTTGTAGCAATGATAGGATTTTTCGTAATGATTCCAACTGCTTTATTGATGTGTTTGGTTTGGCCAAAGGTTCAAGGCGGAATAGGGGCATTACAAGGATTTTTAGCTTCATCTGGAGTTATTGGTGTATGGATTTATACATTTTTAGAACGTATTTTGATTCCAACAGGATTACATCACTTCATTTATGGACCATTTATTTTTGGACCAGCAGTAGTTCCAGATGGTATTGCTTCATACTGGCCAAAGCATTTAGCAGACTTTGCAACAAGTGCACATTCATTAAAAGAAATGTTCCCAGCTGGTGGGTTTGCACTTCATGGGTCATCTAAAATATTTGGATGTACAGGTATAGCATTAGCTATCTACACAACTGCTAAACCTGAGAAGAAAAAAATTGTAGCTGGTTTGCTTATACCTGCAGCAATAACAGCTATTGTGGCTGGTATTACTGAGCCACTTGAATTTACATTTTTATTTATAGCTCCGGCATTGTTTGCAGTGCATGCTGTGTTAGCAGCAACTTTAGCAGCAACAGAGTATGCATTTGGTGTTGTAGGTAATTTTGGAGGTGGACTAATTGATTGGTTTGCACAGAACTGGCTACCATTATTCAAATATCATCCAGGTACTTATATAACTCAAATAGTAATAGGATTATGTTTTACAGTCGTATATTTCTTGGTATTCCGTTTCTTGATAATAAAGTTCAACTTTGCTACTCCAGGGCGTGAACCAGATGACGAAGAAGCAAAACTTTATACTAAAGCTGATTATAAAGCAAAAAAAGGTGAATCAGGAGAAATTAAGAATGATACATCAGATGGAAGTCAAGCTTTGCAATTCTTGCAAGCTTTAGGTGGAAGTGAGAATATTGAGGATGTTACTAATTGTGCTACAAGATTGCGTGTATCCATAAAAGATGAAAGCAAATTGTCACCAGATAGTATATTCAAAAAAGCTGGAGCTCATGGAGTGGTAAGGAATGGAAAAGCTATTCAAGTTATAGTTGGATTATCAGTTCCCCAAGTGAGGGAAGAGTTTGAAGGTTTACTTAAAAAGCTATAA
- a CDS encoding MurR/RpiR family transcriptional regulator, translated as MKLEELVNNNYDKLNENDRHIWKYICKNKRECCRMSIDELAKKCNISRTTISRFTQKLSLEGFGEFKVRLKLEFNENDNIKDSSVEEVYQDYYRTINEMKEKDVLEICRMIYRAKNLFVYGTGTVQIAAANELKRHFLSVNKFFVTLHGEAEMDTVLETATEEDLIVIISLSGEKKSAVEHVKKVKAKNIPSISITKLTDNPVARLCEQNLYIITKHIRIKDVVTFENVGQYFILIEMLFLKYITYLGHLKEDGTIL; from the coding sequence ATGAAATTAGAAGAACTGGTTAATAATAATTATGATAAGCTAAACGAAAATGACCGCCATATATGGAAGTATATATGTAAAAATAAACGTGAATGTTGTAGAATGTCTATTGATGAACTAGCAAAGAAATGTAATATTTCAAGAACAACAATTTCTAGATTTACTCAGAAACTATCTTTAGAAGGGTTTGGAGAGTTTAAAGTAAGGCTGAAATTAGAATTTAATGAGAATGATAATATTAAAGATAGTAGTGTAGAAGAAGTGTATCAAGATTACTACAGAACAATAAATGAAATGAAAGAGAAGGATGTCTTGGAAATATGTCGTATGATTTATCGTGCAAAAAATCTTTTTGTTTATGGAACTGGAACTGTGCAAATTGCAGCAGCAAACGAACTTAAAAGACACTTTCTTAGTGTAAATAAGTTCTTCGTTACATTGCATGGTGAAGCTGAAATGGATACAGTGCTAGAAACAGCTACAGAAGAAGATTTAATTGTAATTATATCGCTATCTGGTGAAAAAAAGTCAGCAGTGGAGCATGTAAAAAAAGTGAAGGCTAAAAATATACCTTCTATTTCTATTACAAAGTTAACAGATAATCCAGTAGCAAGATTATGTGAACAGAATTTATACATAATTACAAAGCATATAAGGATAAAAGATGTGGTTACTTTTGAAAATGTAGGTCAGTACTTCATCTTAATAGAAATGTTATTCTTAAAATATATCACGTATTTAGGGCACTTAAAAGAAGATGGTACAATATTATAA
- a CDS encoding MerR family transcriptional regulator, giving the protein MENFIYGSEAKYTINEVSKITNLSKPTIRYYEDIGLLQNITRDKNNIRLFSDNQVMRLRMIQCMRSTGMGIDMIRHYIGLSNEDETDLKERYSIVLEQEEILLAKKEEIKKQLSFIEHKKQNYEEKLNNLQKSKF; this is encoded by the coding sequence ATGGAAAATTTTATTTATGGATCCGAAGCAAAATATACAATTAATGAAGTTTCAAAAATAACTAACCTTTCTAAGCCTACTATTCGTTATTATGAGGACATTGGATTACTACAAAATATAACTCGAGATAAGAATAATATCCGTTTATTTTCGGATAATCAAGTTATGAGATTGCGAATGATCCAATGTATGCGAAGTACAGGAATGGGAATTGATATGATTCGCCACTATATAGGCCTTTCAAATGAAGATGAAACAGACCTTAAAGAACGCTATTCAATTGTTCTAGAGCAAGAAGAAATACTTTTAGCAAAAAAAGAAGAAATCAAAAAACAACTGTCTTTTATTGAACATAAAAAGCAAAATTACGAAGAAAAATTAAATAACCTACAAAAATCAAAATTTTAG
- a CDS encoding aldehyde dehydrogenase family protein gives MEDNKKFKLIDKIYINGEFIKPNGTEAMNIINPSTKEIIGNVILGNEVDTQNAIAAAKKAFKTFSKTTIEERSNMLKRIHEAVISRADDLTKACVEEYGAAVKAAVGRTQLTANSFLWAKEVIEDFEFTKYIGKAKVVLEPLGVIALITPWNANNSQIAIKVATAISAGCTVVIKPSEFCTIQTQILAECFHEAGIPAGVINIVNGLGGSVGAELTRNPDVAMISFTGSTKTAKIIHHGAVDSMKRVILELGGKSPNIILDDADFTKAIPRAVTSCFGNNGQMCIAGSRLLVPKHRLEEVKELIKIAVENTKVGYPWESDTFIGPMINENHYNNVQRYIKIGIEEGAELVVGGEGHPKGLDNGYFVRPTVFANVTRNMTIAREEIFGPVLSILTYRTEEEAIEIANDTEYGLGAYISSSNIEKANKIASQIVAGTVYINDVMLEMKAPFGGFKQSGIGRECGIYGLEEHLEPKTILISNENI, from the coding sequence ATGGAAGATAATAAAAAGTTTAAGTTAATTGACAAGATTTATATTAATGGAGAATTTATTAAACCTAATGGAACAGAAGCAATGAATATTATAAATCCTTCAACAAAAGAAATAATTGGAAATGTAATTTTAGGAAATGAAGTTGATACACAAAATGCTATTGCAGCTGCTAAAAAAGCATTTAAAACATTCTCAAAAACAACAATAGAAGAGCGAAGCAATATGCTTAAAAGGATACATGAGGCTGTAATCTCGAGGGCTGATGATTTAACCAAAGCATGTGTAGAAGAATATGGTGCTGCGGTTAAGGCAGCAGTAGGTCGTACTCAACTTACTGCTAATAGTTTTCTTTGGGCAAAGGAAGTGATAGAAGATTTTGAGTTCACTAAATATATTGGTAAAGCAAAGGTTGTCCTAGAACCTTTAGGAGTAATTGCTTTGATTACTCCTTGGAATGCAAATAATTCTCAAATTGCTATAAAAGTAGCTACAGCTATTTCAGCAGGATGTACAGTAGTTATAAAACCTAGCGAATTTTGTACCATCCAAACTCAAATTTTGGCTGAATGTTTTCATGAGGCAGGAATTCCAGCTGGCGTAATTAATATAGTAAATGGTCTAGGAGGTTCAGTTGGTGCTGAATTAACTCGTAATCCAGATGTTGCAATGATCTCTTTTACTGGTTCCACTAAAACCGCTAAAATTATCCATCATGGTGCTGTTGATAGCATGAAAAGAGTTATTCTTGAACTAGGAGGTAAATCACCGAATATAATTCTTGATGATGCTGATTTTACAAAAGCTATTCCTCGCGCAGTTACGAGTTGTTTTGGAAATAATGGACAAATGTGCATTGCTGGAAGTCGACTATTAGTTCCGAAACATCGTCTTGAGGAAGTAAAAGAGCTTATTAAAATAGCTGTTGAAAATACAAAAGTAGGCTATCCTTGGGAAAGTGATACGTTTATAGGACCTATGATAAATGAAAATCACTATAATAATGTCCAGAGATACATTAAGATTGGTATAGAAGAAGGGGCAGAATTGGTAGTTGGAGGAGAAGGACATCCTAAAGGATTGGATAATGGTTATTTTGTAAGGCCAACAGTATTTGCAAATGTAACTAGAAATATGACCATTGCTAGAGAGGAGATATTTGGTCCAGTGTTATCTATTTTGACATATAGGACTGAAGAAGAGGCTATAGAAATTGCAAATGATACAGAGTATGGCTTAGGAGCATATATAAGTTCTTCTAACATTGAAAAGGCAAATAAGATTGCATCTCAAATTGTGGCAGGTACAGTATATATAAATGATGTTATGCTTGAGATGAAAGCTCCTTTTGGTGGATTTAAGCAATCTGGAATAGGAAGAGAATGTGGAATATATGGACTTGAAGAGCATCTAGAGCCTAAAACTATATTGATTTCCAATGAAAATATTTAA
- a CDS encoding orotidine 5'-phosphate decarboxylase / HUMPS family protein, giving the protein MKLQVAIDRVSFEKAKNLTEIFDGLAEVIEIGTSLIKDYGLLKLKELTSKKNTSKLLGDIKTSDEGAYEFKQGFKQGFDILTVMGSAALETIDKCYEASEQNNGTMMIDLLECSDEKIKEISHFKNAIYCIHASIDREKLLNPAKTVKEFKERFPQVNRIAVAGGITLDCIPELSKHNIELVIVGSAITDAENPVQKAKQFKEAMGK; this is encoded by the coding sequence ATGAAGTTACAAGTTGCTATAGATAGAGTCTCTTTTGAAAAGGCAAAAAACTTAACCGAAATATTTGATGGATTAGCAGAGGTTATTGAAATTGGAACCTCGTTAATTAAAGATTATGGACTCTTGAAGTTAAAAGAGTTGACTAGTAAAAAAAATACATCAAAATTATTAGGTGATATTAAGACTAGTGATGAAGGTGCTTACGAGTTTAAACAAGGCTTTAAACAAGGGTTTGATATTTTAACTGTAATGGGAAGTGCAGCATTAGAAACTATAGATAAATGTTATGAAGCTTCTGAACAAAATAATGGGACAATGATGATAGATTTATTGGAATGTTCAGATGAAAAGATTAAAGAAATATCACATTTTAAAAATGCTATTTACTGTATACATGCGTCTATTGATAGAGAGAAATTATTAAATCCAGCTAAAACAGTAAAAGAATTTAAAGAAAGATTTCCACAAGTCAATAGAATTGCTGTTGCAGGGGGGATTACTTTAGATTGTATCCCTGAGTTAAGCAAACATAATATAGAATTGGTTATAGTAGGTTCTGCAATTACCGATGCAGAGAATCCAGTACAAAAAGCAAAACAATTTAAGGAGGCAATGGGGAAATGA